In Pseudoxanthomonas indica, the following are encoded in one genomic region:
- the glnD gene encoding [protein-PII] uridylyltransferase, whose amino-acid sequence MTTISQEPADDAAWLAAARANLSHHEARMSKRFDHGDGMDRVLALRARSVDHVLVDAWHRCVPADSLMSLFAVGGYGRGELFPQSDVDLLVLAEAPQQQQHHEALARFFALLWDAGLPVSHAVRSAEECTLAAADQTVLTALIEARPVVAEAQDEARLMDAVAPARVWPPRDYFVAKREELRQRHARFGDTSENLEPNIKEGPGGLRDLHALGWMALRTFGVRDLEPLVGMGHLGPDEAAALARERRALGRLRYGLHLVAGRPEERLRFDYQKTLAERLGFVDDAENLGVEKMMQGFYRSAAIVRRISDRLLQRFEEQFDGEALPEPLDEAFALRRGYLAARDPLWPQNDVSQVFALFAMWAAQPQVRGLHSRTARALAEALPRLTAYPSATAEQRAAFMGLLRGPRAVETLTRMARLGVLGQWLPAFARVSGRMQFDLFHVYTVDQHTLMVLKNIATFSSGRADERFSIAHEVWPRLRKPELLLLAGLFHDIAKGRGGDHSELGAVDAREFCAAHNLSAADSDLIAWLVEQHLRMSVTAQKQDIADPEVIHKFASIIGDRERLDYLYLLTCADIAGTSPKLWNAWKDRLLADLYFAARRVLREGLENPIAVDARLAEARESVRVLLKLHAVDDATADSLFAAMPEESFLRFRPEQLAWQAEALRGVAHGETRVRARLIADDANAMEVFVHSPDRDGLFAAILATLDRQGYAIHQARVLVGPQGTVFDTFEVLPADSYASRNPADLEAALTAALAGPLDKVRTSRRALPRQLRHFRFAPRIEFGRTPDGRRTVLSLVAPDRPGLLSDVAQVLRARQLRVHDARIATFGERAEDIFQITDEADMPLTSEEQQQHLRDAIRAGLETSN is encoded by the coding sequence CTGACCACGATCAGCCAGGAACCGGCCGACGACGCCGCCTGGCTGGCTGCGGCCCGCGCCAACCTGTCCCACCACGAAGCCCGCATGAGCAAGCGCTTCGATCATGGCGATGGCATGGATCGGGTGTTGGCCCTGCGCGCGCGCAGCGTCGATCACGTGCTCGTGGATGCCTGGCATCGCTGCGTTCCCGCCGACAGCCTGATGTCGCTGTTCGCGGTGGGCGGCTACGGGCGCGGCGAGTTGTTCCCGCAGTCGGACGTGGATCTGCTGGTGCTGGCCGAAGCGCCACAACAGCAGCAGCATCACGAGGCGCTGGCGCGCTTTTTCGCCCTGCTGTGGGACGCCGGCCTGCCGGTCAGCCACGCAGTGCGCTCGGCCGAGGAATGCACCCTTGCCGCCGCCGACCAGACCGTGTTGACCGCGCTGATTGAAGCGCGACCGGTGGTAGCCGAAGCGCAGGACGAAGCGCGCCTGATGGATGCGGTGGCGCCTGCCCGCGTCTGGCCGCCGCGCGATTATTTCGTGGCCAAGCGCGAGGAACTGCGCCAGCGCCATGCGCGCTTCGGCGACACCTCGGAAAACCTCGAACCCAACATCAAGGAAGGTCCCGGCGGCCTGCGTGATCTGCATGCCTTGGGCTGGATGGCCTTGCGTACTTTCGGCGTACGCGATCTGGAACCGCTGGTTGGCATGGGCCACCTGGGTCCTGACGAAGCGGCGGCATTGGCGCGCGAGCGTCGCGCACTGGGACGCCTGCGCTACGGCCTGCACCTGGTCGCCGGTCGCCCGGAAGAACGCCTGCGCTTCGACTACCAGAAGACCCTGGCCGAGCGCCTGGGCTTTGTCGACGACGCCGAAAACCTGGGCGTTGAAAAGATGATGCAGGGTTTCTATCGCAGCGCCGCGATCGTGCGCCGCATCAGCGACCGCCTGCTGCAGCGTTTCGAGGAACAGTTCGATGGCGAGGCGCTGCCCGAGCCGCTGGATGAGGCCTTCGCCTTGCGTCGCGGCTACCTGGCCGCACGTGATCCGCTGTGGCCACAGAACGATGTTTCGCAGGTGTTCGCCCTGTTCGCCATGTGGGCGGCACAGCCGCAAGTGCGCGGCCTGCATTCGCGCACCGCGCGCGCGCTGGCCGAAGCGCTGCCGCGCCTGACCGCCTATCCATCCGCCACCGCCGAACAGCGCGCCGCCTTCATGGGCCTGCTGCGCGGACCGCGCGCCGTGGAAACACTGACCCGCATGGCCCGCCTGGGCGTGCTCGGACAATGGCTGCCTGCGTTCGCGCGCGTGTCCGGGCGCATGCAGTTCGATCTCTTCCATGTCTACACCGTGGATCAGCACACCCTGATGGTGCTGAAGAACATCGCCACCTTCTCCAGCGGCCGCGCCGACGAGCGCTTTTCCATTGCGCACGAGGTCTGGCCGCGCCTGCGCAAGCCGGAACTGCTGTTGCTGGCCGGCCTCTTCCACGACATCGCCAAGGGCCGCGGCGGCGATCACTCCGAACTGGGCGCGGTCGATGCGCGCGAGTTCTGCGCCGCGCACAACCTCAGCGCCGCCGACAGCGATCTGATTGCCTGGCTGGTCGAGCAGCATTTGCGCATGTCGGTCACGGCGCAGAAGCAGGACATCGCCGATCCGGAGGTGATCCACAAGTTCGCCAGCATCATTGGTGATCGCGAGCGTCTGGATTACCTGTACCTGTTGACCTGCGCCGATATCGCCGGCACCAGTCCCAAGTTGTGGAATGCGTGGAAGGATCGCCTGCTGGCGGATCTTTATTTCGCCGCACGCCGCGTGTTGCGCGAAGGCCTGGAGAATCCGATCGCGGTCGACGCCCGTCTGGCCGAAGCGCGCGAATCGGTGCGGGTGCTGCTCAAGCTGCACGCGGTGGACGATGCCACCGCCGACAGCCTGTTCGCGGCCATGCCCGAGGAAAGCTTCCTGCGCTTCCGCCCGGAGCAGTTGGCTTGGCAGGCCGAAGCTCTGCGCGGGGTGGCGCACGGCGAAACCCGCGTGCGTGCGCGGCTGATTGCCGATGACGCCAACGCGATGGAAGTGTTCGTGCACTCGCCGGATCGCGATGGCCTGTTCGCTGCCATCCTGGCCACGCTGGATCGGCAGGGCTACGCGATTCACCAGGCGCGCGTGCTGGTCGGCCCGCAAGGCACGGTCTTCGATACGTTTGAAGTGCTGCCGGCCGACAGCTATGCCAGCCGCAATCCGGCCGACCTGGAGGCTGCATTGACGGCGGCGCTGGCCGGCCCGCTCGACAAGGTGCGGACCTCACGCCGTGCGTTGCCGCGCCAGTTGCGCCATTTCCGCTTTGCCCCGCGCATTGAATTCGGACGCACGCCCGATGGCCGGCGCACGGTGCTGAGTCTGGTGGCGCCGGATCGCCCCGGCCTGCTCTCCGATGTGGCGCAGGTCCTGCGCGCGCGCCAGTTGCGCGTGCACGACGCGCGCATTGCCACCTTTGGCGAGCGTGCCGAGGACATCTTCCAGATCACCGACGAAGCCGACATGCCGCTGACTTCGGAAGAGCAGCAACAGCACTTGCGCGATGCCATCCGCGCTGGCCTGGAAACGTCGAACTGA
- the map gene encoding type I methionyl aminopeptidase, whose protein sequence is MAITLKTPEDIEHMRVAGRLAAEVLQIVAPHVKPGVTTAELDRICHDHIVNVQKAIPANIGYGGGHGRIPFPSTVCTSVNNVICHGMPSEGKVLKEGDILNIDVTVIKDGWHGDTSRMYFVGTPSVMARRLVDVTREAMFRGIRMVKPGATLGDVGHAIQQYAEAERFSVVREYCGHGIGKVYHDEPQVLHYGRPGDGVVLKPGMTFTIEPMINEGTRFSKVLPDAWTVVTKDRKLSAQWEHTVAVTETGVEILTRLPGDDNDL, encoded by the coding sequence ATGGCCATTACCCTTAAGACCCCCGAAGACATCGAGCACATGCGCGTGGCCGGCCGTCTGGCCGCCGAAGTGCTGCAGATCGTCGCCCCGCACGTGAAGCCGGGCGTCACCACTGCCGAGCTGGACCGTATCTGCCACGATCATATCGTCAACGTGCAGAAGGCCATCCCGGCCAACATCGGTTACGGCGGCGGCCACGGGCGCATCCCGTTCCCGTCGACCGTCTGCACCTCGGTCAACAACGTCATCTGCCACGGCATGCCCAGCGAGGGCAAGGTGCTGAAGGAAGGCGACATCCTCAACATCGACGTCACCGTCATCAAGGACGGCTGGCACGGCGACACCAGCCGCATGTATTTCGTCGGCACGCCGTCGGTGATGGCACGCCGCCTGGTGGACGTGACCCGCGAGGCGATGTTCCGCGGCATCCGCATGGTCAAGCCCGGCGCCACCCTCGGCGACGTTGGCCACGCCATCCAGCAGTACGCCGAAGCCGAGCGCTTCAGCGTGGTGCGCGAGTACTGCGGCCACGGCATCGGCAAGGTCTACCACGACGAACCGCAGGTGCTGCACTACGGTCGCCCCGGCGATGGCGTGGTGCTCAAGCCGGGCATGACCTTCACCATCGAGCCGATGATCAACGAGGGCACCCGCTTCTCGAAAGTGCTGCCCGATGCCTGGACCGTGGTCACCAAGGATCGCAAGCTCTCCGCGCAGTGGGAACACACCGTGGCGGTGACCGAAACGGGCGTGGAAATCCTGACCCGCCTGCCCGGCGACGACAACGACCTGTGA